CGGAAGGCTTGCAAGCGCGGCCACCAAGCAGGAAGGCCGGGCGATCGCGCCCGGCCTTCCTCTCGATCCGCGGCAGATGCCCTTCGCTATACGAAGAGCGCCGCCAGAACCAGAGTGACAGTGGACAGGAGCTTGATCACGACGTGAAGGGACGGGCCGGCCGTGTCCTTGAGCGGGTCGCCAACCGTGTCGCCGACGACCGCCGCCCGGTGGGCCTCCGACTTCTTCCCGTGGACATGGCCGGCATCGTCGGCGAGATGCCCCGCCTCGATCATCTTCTTGGCGTTGTCCCAGGCGCCTCCGCCGTTGTTGAACACCGTCGCGAGGACGATCCCGGCCATGGTTCCGCACATCAACAGGGCGGCCACAGCCTCAGCGCGGAGGACAAGCCCCACAATGACAGGGCTGGCCACCGCGACGATCCCCGGCAGGACCATCGCCTTGAGAGAGCCCCGAGCCGTGATGTCGACGCACTTGCCGTACTCGGCCTTGCCGGTTCCTTCGAGCAACCCGGGGATCTCGCGAAACTGCCTCCGTACCTCCTCGATCACCTTCTCCGCGACCTTGCTTACCGCCCGGATCGCCAGGGCGCTGAAGAAGAAGATCAGCATGATCCCCACGAGCGCCCCGGAGAAGACCTCCACTTTGCCGAGGTCGACGTGTGCGAGCTGCGGCAACCCGGCCTCCTTCTGCACCAGTCTGACCTTGTCGATGTAGGCGCTGAAGAGCAGGAAGGCGGCGAGGGCCGCCGAACCGATCGCGTACCCTTTCGTGAGAGCCTTGGTCGTGTTCCCCGCAGCGTCGAGAGCGTCGGTTCCCCGCCGGACATCCGGCGAGGCGTTCGACATCTCGGCGATGCCCCCCGCGTTGTCCACGATCGGGCCGAAGGTGTCCATCGCCAGAATGTAGGCGCAGGTCATCAGCATCCCCATCGTCGCAACGGCCGTGCCGAAGATTCCCGCCGTCGACTGCGCGACCCCGAGGGCGTCGGCAGCCTCGCGACCGCAGGCGTACGAGCCCATGATGGCGGCGACGATCACGAGAACCGGCATCGCCGTATTCTCCAGCCCTACGGCGAGGCCCGTGATGATGTTAGGGCCGACCCCTCGCAGCGACGCCTGCCCGATGCTCCGGACCGGACGCCAGCGCCCTTCGGTGTAGTACATCGTGATGAGAACGAACGCCACGCTCGTCGCAAGGCCGATCAGGCCGGCCAGGAAGAACCAGTTGCTTCCAAGCAGCTCGCGTACGATCCAGTAGAGCCCCGCGATGGAGAGAACGACGGAGATCATGTAGCCGCGGAAGAGGGGCGTCATCGGCGCCTCCTTGCCACGGTGCTCGGTCAGGAGGATGCCGACCGCGCTGGCGATCAACCCGGCGGCGCGCACCACGAGGGGGAAGAAGATCCATTCGGGACGGCCGGTCACGACCGCAAGGCCCACTCCCAGGATCATGGCGCCGATGTTCTCAGCCACCGTCGATTCGAACAGGTCGGCGCCTCGGCCTGCGCAATCGCCCACGTTATCGCCGACCAGGTCGGCGACAACCCCTGCGTTGCGCGGGTCGTCCTCCGGGATCCCCGCCTCGACCTTCCCTACCAGATCGGCTCCCACATCGGCCGCCTTGGTGTAGATTCCCCCTCCAAGCTGCGCGAAGAGCGCCACGAAGCTCGCGCCGAACCCCATCCCGACAACCAGGAAGGGAGCGTGCGCGTATCCTTGGGGATTCATGCCGCCGTAGGCCAGCACCATGAGGTAGACAGACATCAGCGATAGGCCGACGACCAGAAGGCCGCTGACCGCCCCGCCCCTCAGGGCGACCTTCAAGGCGGGTCCGAGTCCGCCCCTGGCGGCGTTCGCGACACGGCTGTTGCTCTTGACCGCTACCCACATCCCGATCACGCCGCTGATCATGCTCGCCGCGGCCCCCACGAGAAAAGCGAGCCCCGTGCGCCACCCAAGATCCCAGCCGACGACTCCCGTCTCCGACGTCTTCTCGAAGAAGGTCACGAGAAGCGTCACGGTGATCGCCGCCAGGATGGTGAGCGCCACGATCGTGCTGTACTGCCTGGTCAGGAACGCGGTGGCTCCCTCCTGGATCGACCGGGCGACCGCGCGCATCTCCGGGGGGCCCTCGTCGAGCCTGAGGACGCGCCAGATCAGGTAGGCCGCCAGGACCAGACTGCAGAGGCCCGAGACCGGGACCAACCACACCAAGCTCATGCAGGTATCCCCCTATCACGTGAACCGCTCTCCCATCCCTGGAAGAGCGGCGTTGTCTGCCAGTGTCGAGAAGGCACGCTAGCGCGCCTAGTTCAGCGAGAAGCGCATCGGGATCTGGACCCAGACGGCGACCGGCTTGTGCTGCTGGAGGGCGGGCTTGAAGACCGCCTTCCT
The sequence above is a segment of the Candidatus Eisenbacteria bacterium genome. Coding sequences within it:
- a CDS encoding sodium-translocating pyrophosphatase; translation: MSLVWLVPVSGLCSLVLAAYLIWRVLRLDEGPPEMRAVARSIQEGATAFLTRQYSTIVALTILAAITVTLLVTFFEKTSETGVVGWDLGWRTGLAFLVGAAASMISGVIGMWVAVKSNSRVANAARGGLGPALKVALRGGAVSGLLVVGLSLMSVYLMVLAYGGMNPQGYAHAPFLVVGMGFGASFVALFAQLGGGIYTKAADVGADLVGKVEAGIPEDDPRNAGVVADLVGDNVGDCAGRGADLFESTVAENIGAMILGVGLAVVTGRPEWIFFPLVVRAAGLIASAVGILLTEHRGKEAPMTPLFRGYMISVVLSIAGLYWIVRELLGSNWFFLAGLIGLATSVAFVLITMYYTEGRWRPVRSIGQASLRGVGPNIITGLAVGLENTAMPVLVIVAAIMGSYACGREAADALGVAQSTAGIFGTAVATMGMLMTCAYILAMDTFGPIVDNAGGIAEMSNASPDVRRGTDALDAAGNTTKALTKGYAIGSAALAAFLLFSAYIDKVRLVQKEAGLPQLAHVDLGKVEVFSGALVGIMLIFFFSALAIRAVSKVAEKVIEEVRRQFREIPGLLEGTGKAEYGKCVDITARGSLKAMVLPGIVAVASPVIVGLVLRAEAVAALLMCGTMAGIVLATVFNNGGGAWDNAKKMIEAGHLADDAGHVHGKKSEAHRAAVVGDTVGDPLKDTAGPSLHVVIKLLSTVTLVLAALFV